The window TCGGTCTCGGTGTGGTCCCGGGTCTGATCTCGACGGTGGTGTTCGCGATTGCCGCGCCCATCCGCCTGACCTACCTGGGCATCCGCGATGTTCCGCAAGAACTGATGGACGCCGGCAAGGCCTTCGGCTGCTCGCGCCGTCAGCTGCTCTCACGCATCGAACTGCCCCACGCCATGCCAAGCATCGCGGCGGGCATCACCCAGTGCATCATGCTGTCGTTGTCGATGGTGGTGATCGCGGCACTGGTAGGCGCCGATGGACTTGGCAAACCGGTGGTCAACGCACTGAACACTGCTGATATCGCCCTGGGCTTCGAAGCGGGCCTGGCGATCGTACTGCTGGCGATCATGCTCGACCGTATCTGCAAACAACCCGACGCCAAAGTAGGGGGTGACGCATGAGCATAATTCGCTTTGAAGACGTCGACGTAATCTTCACCAAGGATCCGCGCGAAGCCCTGAAGCTTCTCGATCAAGGTTTGACCCGCAGCGAGATCCTGAAAAAGACCGGACAGATCGTTGGCGTGGAAAAGGCCAGCCTGGATGTCGAGAAAGGTGAAATCTGCGTACTGATGGGCTTGTCCGGCTCGGGCAAATCCAGCCTGCTGCGCTGCATCAACGGCCTCAACACCGTCAGCCGCGGCAAGCTGTTCGTCGAGCACGAAGGCAAGCAGATCAACATTGCTTCCTGTACCCCGGCCGAACTGAAAATGATGCGCACCAAGCGCATCGCCATGGTGTTCCAGAAGTTCGCCCTGATGCCTTGGCTGACGGTGCGCGAGAACATCAGTTTCGGTCTGGAAATGCAGGGTCGTCCGGAGAAGGAACGCAAGAAACTGGTCGATGAAAAACTCGAACTGGTGGGCCTGACCCAATGGCGCAACAAGAAACCCGATGAGCTGTCCGGTGGTATGCAACAGCGTGTGGGCCTGGCCCGAGCGCTGGCGATGGACGCCGACATTCTGCTGATGGACGAACCGTTCTCGGCGCTCGACCCGCTGATCCGCCAAGGACTGCAGGACGAACTGCTGGAGCTGCAACGCAAGCTGAGCAAAACCATCGTGTTCGTGAGCCACGACCTCGATGAAGCCCTGAAGCTCGGCAGTCGCATTGCGATCATGAAAGACGGTCGGATCATCCAGTACAGCAAGCCGGAAGAAATCGTGCTCAACCCGGCGGACGACTATGTGCGGACCTTCGTCGCTCACACCAACCCGCTGAACGTACTCTGCGGTCGCAGCCTGATGCGCACCCTGGACAACTGCAAACGCATCAACGGTTCGGTATGTCTCGATCCGGGTGGCGATTCGTGGCTGGACCTGGCGGAAGGCAACACCATCAAGGGCGCTCGTCAGAACGGCTCTGCCCTGGACTTGCAGAACTGGGTACCGGGTCAGGCCGTTGAAGGCCTGGGTCGCAAACCGACACTGGTGGATTCAAACATCGGCATGCGCGACGCGTTGCAGATTCGTTACCAGACCGGCAACAAGCTAGTGCTGCATGACAACAACCATGTGGTGGGGATTCTCGGCGACAGCGAGCTGTATCACGCGCTGCTCGGCAAGAACCTGGGGTAAAAGGCAACAGACACAAAAACGCCGCGAGAGGATCGCGGCGTTTT of the Pseudomonas sp. MAG733B genome contains:
- the choV gene encoding choline ABC transporter ATP-binding protein; amino-acid sequence: MSIIRFEDVDVIFTKDPREALKLLDQGLTRSEILKKTGQIVGVEKASLDVEKGEICVLMGLSGSGKSSLLRCINGLNTVSRGKLFVEHEGKQINIASCTPAELKMMRTKRIAMVFQKFALMPWLTVRENISFGLEMQGRPEKERKKLVDEKLELVGLTQWRNKKPDELSGGMQQRVGLARALAMDADILLMDEPFSALDPLIRQGLQDELLELQRKLSKTIVFVSHDLDEALKLGSRIAIMKDGRIIQYSKPEEIVLNPADDYVRTFVAHTNPLNVLCGRSLMRTLDNCKRINGSVCLDPGGDSWLDLAEGNTIKGARQNGSALDLQNWVPGQAVEGLGRKPTLVDSNIGMRDALQIRYQTGNKLVLHDNNHVVGILGDSELYHALLGKNLG